In Cheilinus undulatus linkage group 16, ASM1832078v1, whole genome shotgun sequence, one DNA window encodes the following:
- the LOC121523860 gene encoding gastrula zinc finger protein XlCGF8.2DB-like isoform X2, which produces MNQEIAETPYLKEEPEELRIRLEGKQNHWPKYADVIKFTFVPVPMKIEEDEENPQSSQVHHRQSEQVESGADGEDCGGGGAVSYNDPERYLQPEIEVKIEESSEAETDDSADWMETTYHQSGLNLLEDNEKGEIDSRPHSGEKLFGCSQCGQRFNLKQHLSYHMRSHTGEKPFSCSECGKRFSLEGSLITHMRIHSGEKPFDCSECGKRFSQNGNLTRHMLVHTRQELLSSAENSKEFNLKDLLMTHKRPHTAEKPFSCSECGKSFKEKHHLSTHMLVHTKQKLFGCLECGKRFTQKIDVTRHMLIHTRQKPFLCSECGRRFNRQSSVTRHMLLHTRQETETL; this is translated from the coding sequence ATGAACCAGGAGATTGCTGAGACTCCATACCTTAAAGAAGAACCAGAAGAACTGCGGATACGCCTGGAGGGAAAGCAGAATCACTGGCCAAAGTATGCTGACGTGATCAAGTTCACCTTTGTTCCGGTCCCCATGAAGATtgaagaggatgaggagaatCCGCAGTCCTCACAAGTGCATCACAGACAGTCTGAACAGGTGGAAtcaggagctgatggagaggactgtggaggaggaggagcagtcAGTTACAATGATCCAGAGAgatatttacaaccagagaTTGAGGTCAAGATTGAAGAGTCTTCTGAagctgagactgatgacagtgctgattGGATGGAGACAACATACCATCAGTCAGGTTTAAACTTACTGGAAGACAATGAGAAAGGGGAGATTGATAGCAGACCTCATTCTGGTGAGAAACTATTTGGCTGCTCTCAGTGTGGTCAAAGATTTAACCTAAAACAACATCTTTCATACCATATGAGGAGTCACACAGGAGAAAagcccttcagctgctctgagtgtggaaAAAGATTTAGCCTTGAAGGTAGTTTGATCACACACATGAGAATTCACTCAGGTGAGAAACCCTTTgactgctctgagtgtggtaaaagatttagcCAAAATGGAAACCTGACCAGACACATGTTAGTTCACACCAGACAAGAACTCTTAAGCTCAGCTGAGAACAGTAAAGAATTTAACCTGAAAGATCTACTGATGACACATAAGAGACCTCACACTGCAGAGAAacctttcagctgctctgagtgtggtaaaagttttaaagaaaaacatcatttgtCCACACACATGTTAGTCcacacaaaacaaaagctcTTTGGTTGCTTggagtgtggtaaaagattcaCACAAAAAATTGATGTGACCAGACATATGCTGATTCACACCAGACAAAAACCCTTTCTATGCTCTGAGTGTGGCAGGAGATTTAACCGACAAAGTTCTGTGACCAGACATATGTTGCTGCACACTCGGCAAGAGACAGAAACTCTttag
- the LOC121523860 gene encoding gastrula zinc finger protein XlCGF8.2DB-like isoform X1 gives MSGFQDLSVFPVKIQQRSVSKEEVSPEQQESGSSMNQEIAETPYLKEEPEELRIRLEGKQNHWPKYADVIKFTFVPVPMKIEEDEENPQSSQVHHRQSEQVESGADGEDCGGGGAVSYNDPERYLQPEIEVKIEESSEAETDDSADWMETTYHQSGLNLLEDNEKGEIDSRPHSGEKLFGCSQCGQRFNLKQHLSYHMRSHTGEKPFSCSECGKRFSLEGSLITHMRIHSGEKPFDCSECGKRFSQNGNLTRHMLVHTRQELLSSAENSKEFNLKDLLMTHKRPHTAEKPFSCSECGKSFKEKHHLSTHMLVHTKQKLFGCLECGKRFTQKIDVTRHMLIHTRQKPFLCSECGRRFNRQSSVTRHMLLHTRQETETL, from the coding sequence tttttcctgtAAAGATCCAACAGCGTTCAGTGAGTAAAGAAGAGGTTTCCCCTGAACAGCAGGAGAGTGGCTCCAGCATGAACCAGGAGATTGCTGAGACTCCATACCTTAAAGAAGAACCAGAAGAACTGCGGATACGCCTGGAGGGAAAGCAGAATCACTGGCCAAAGTATGCTGACGTGATCAAGTTCACCTTTGTTCCGGTCCCCATGAAGATtgaagaggatgaggagaatCCGCAGTCCTCACAAGTGCATCACAGACAGTCTGAACAGGTGGAAtcaggagctgatggagaggactgtggaggaggaggagcagtcAGTTACAATGATCCAGAGAgatatttacaaccagagaTTGAGGTCAAGATTGAAGAGTCTTCTGAagctgagactgatgacagtgctgattGGATGGAGACAACATACCATCAGTCAGGTTTAAACTTACTGGAAGACAATGAGAAAGGGGAGATTGATAGCAGACCTCATTCTGGTGAGAAACTATTTGGCTGCTCTCAGTGTGGTCAAAGATTTAACCTAAAACAACATCTTTCATACCATATGAGGAGTCACACAGGAGAAAagcccttcagctgctctgagtgtggaaAAAGATTTAGCCTTGAAGGTAGTTTGATCACACACATGAGAATTCACTCAGGTGAGAAACCCTTTgactgctctgagtgtggtaaaagatttagcCAAAATGGAAACCTGACCAGACACATGTTAGTTCACACCAGACAAGAACTCTTAAGCTCAGCTGAGAACAGTAAAGAATTTAACCTGAAAGATCTACTGATGACACATAAGAGACCTCACACTGCAGAGAAacctttcagctgctctgagtgtggtaaaagttttaaagaaaaacatcatttgtCCACACACATGTTAGTCcacacaaaacaaaagctcTTTGGTTGCTTggagtgtggtaaaagattcaCACAAAAAATTGATGTGACCAGACATATGCTGATTCACACCAGACAAAAACCCTTTCTATGCTCTGAGTGTGGCAGGAGATTTAACCGACAAAGTTCTGTGACCAGACATATGTTGCTGCACACTCGGCAAGAGACAGAAACTCTttag